From the Leptospira inadai serovar Lyme str. 10 genome, the window CTACGGTTACGTTTGCCACCTTGCACAATCAGGATTATATCGACGAACTCGGAATCGGAATCGGCGCTACTGTCAGAGTTTCGAAACGGGGGGAAATCATCCCGGCTGTCGAGGAAGTGGTCATACCGGGGAAAAAAGTTTTTAAAATTCCTCATATTTGTCCTTCTTGCGGATCGCAAACGCGGAAGAGGGAAGATTCCGTAGACCAATTTTGTCCGAATGTGGAATGTCCGGATAGAGTGAAAAACGGAATCATTTTCTTTTGCTCTCGAAAACAAATGGATATAGAAGGATTGGGTGAAAAGCAGATCGAATTTTTATATGACCAAGGCTATATTAAAGATCTTGCGGATTTGTATGAGCTCGGCAAGTACAGGGAGAAGCTTTTAGAGGAGGACGGATACGGGGAAAAAAGCGTAAACTTAATTCTTAAGGGAATAGAAGACTCTAAAAAGAAAGATTTTCGATTCGTACTTTCGTCTCTCGGACTTCGCGAAATCGGCCCTAAGGTGGCTGAACTTTTGATAGAGCACGGATATGAATCGATGGACTCTATTATAGAAGCTGCAAATAGTTCAAGCAAGTCGGAATCCTTGCTGGAAATACCCGGCATCGGACCGTCTACCGTCGAAGCGATCGTTGAAAGCTTTACCGATAAGAGAATTCTAAGGTTAGTTGATCGTTTAAAAAAAGTCGGAGTCAAGATGAAGGCCGATCCGATCGCAAAGGCGGATAAACAACCGTTCGCGGGCCAAACATGGTGTGTTTCAGGTTCTTTCGAACATTTCCAACCCAGGGAAAAAGCCATCGATCTAGTAGTTTTTTACGGGGGAAAGAAGGTAGGATCGGTCTCTTCAAAAACGACTCATTTATTGGCAGGTCCCGGCGCCGGATCTAAGTTGGAGAAAGCGAAGGAATTAGGAGTCGTAATCGTATCCGAAGAGGAGTTCCTGGAATTATTACGCCAAAACGATATCGTATTTTCTTAAAAAAATGACCAGTAAAAGATGCGCGAAATGTTCCAATCCCTTTGAGTGCCGGGTCGATAGCGGAGGTTGCTGGTGCGAAACGATTCGCCTTAGTCCTCAAGTCTTGAATGAATTACGCGACTTATATACTAATTGCTTATGCCCTATTTGCCTTAAAAAATACGAGACTTCAAAAGAAGTATCATGACGCTTTTTATTTCTTCCCTTATCTGATCACCGTTCGTTGAACGTTTGTTTACTAACGATTCGGATTTTTTAATTCCCCGAAAAATGGATTGAACCAAGCGTTGTCAAAAGTAGAGTTTCCGTCCTAAACGGTCGCTGAACTCGGCCACGAACCGTTTCGAGGGGAATTTGGAAAACAATCGAAAGTATTTTTACGACATGCTGGAAAAGACTGCGTCGTTATTTCCGCTAAAGGAAAGCTTTTCTAGAAGAACGAAAACCGGCATACAAGGACGAACCTTTTCGCAACTGAAGACGTTAACGGATCATCTCATAGGCGGATTGATTCAAGCCGAAGTAGCTAAGGACGATAAAATCCTCTATCTTTGTGACGCTAGTAGCAATTGGATTTTAGGCGATATCGCCATTATTAGTGCCGGCGCGATCTCGGTTCCGAGAGGTACCGACGTTGTCGACGAGGACATTCTATATATCGTAAACCATTCCGAAAGTAAATACGCTTTGGTCCAAAAAGAGAAGGATAAACAACGCATCCTTAATCTGGCGTCCAAGCTTCCTTCCTTGAAAAAGGTATATGTATTAGAGGATGATATAGGAGAGCTGAAGATCGGAATCGGGAGTGTCGGCGAGTTGATCGAAACGGGGAAAACCTATCTATCTCAAAATCCGGATTGTATTAAGAAAAGATTAATGGAAAAGAGTCCCGACGAATTGGCTACTTTAATCTATACGTCGGGAACGACAGGAGCTCCTAAGGGAGTTATGTTAACTCAGACCGGATGGATTTCCGCAGTCGAAAAGGTGATCGGATTCGTGGGGCTTACGTCTTCCGATTCGGGAATCAGTCTTTTACCTCCCTGGCATGCCTTTGAGAGAGCGATCGAATACTGCATCGTTGAACTTGGCGCGGAATTCCTAGTATCCAATATTAATAATCTAAAGGAAGATTTAAAAGAATTCAAACCTACATTATTCCCTTCCGTTCCCAGAATTTGGGAATCTCTATATAACGGAATCATGAACAAGGTCGCTAAAGAATCGCCGATCAAAAGGGTTCTGTTCGATTTCTTTCTGAAAGTCGGTATGAGCTGGGCCGAGAAAAAATCCATTCTATTCGGCTATGATTTTAGGATCATGAGACCCGATCCTATGTTGCGATTGCTGCAAAAACTATCGGCCTTCTTCGGCTTGATTTTTTTATCGCCGCTTAAGCTCGGCGCGATTCTGATTTTTAGAGGAGTTCATCAGGCTCTTGGCGGTAGGCTGCGGGTATCGGTTTCTGCGGGGAGCGCGTTGCCTTCCGTAGTAGATAAGTTTCTTTCGGGAATCGGTTTAATCGTTCTGGAAGGATACGGTATGACGGAGACATCCGCAGTGCTTTCTATTCGAAAAGCTAACCGACCTTCACCGGGCACGGTGGGCACCCCTATAGCAGGATACGAATGCATCATTAAGGACGAGACGGGGAATCCGGTCGCTCAGGGAAAAAAAGGGAGCCTCTGGATAAAATCGAAACAAGTTCTCATCGGTTACTATAAACGTCCGGAACTCAACGCCGTCGTTTTCGATAAGAACGGTTTCTTCGATACCGGAGACATCATGCGGTTCAATTATAGGAATGAATTGGTTTTTACGGGTCGAGCCAAGGACACGATCGTCTTGGCAGGTGGGGAGAATGTCGAGCCGGTTCCCGTTGAGGATCAATTACTGAATTCGCCCTATATCAATCAGGTTATGGTAACGGGCCATGAAGCTAAGCACCTTGTGGCGCTAATCGTTCCGGATTTCGAAAAACTAAGAGCGGAATTTTCGGACCTGCCCGAAGATCCGAATGCTTGGAACGATCACCCGAAAGTTAGGGAAATTTTCAAATCGGAAGTTTCGACTCGAATTTCCCGGAAAAACGGGTTTAAATCGTTTGAAGTGGTTCCGCAAAACGCTTTTTATATCCTGCCGAGACCTTTCGATCCGGACAAAGAGATGACAAGGACTCTTAAAATGAAACGAAACGAAATTTTAAATAGCTTCAAAAAAGAAATAGATGTGCTTACGAAAGTCTGAAGTACATTAGGAGATTATTATGTTCTTAAATCCATATTTGAATTCTTCGGATCTCGAATTTTACGAAATGGTAAAAAAATTTTCCAAAGAAAAGGTGTTTCCTAGCGTCGAGGAACGGGACGAGCACGGAACCTGGGGAGACGATATTTGGAAAGAAATGGGTAATATGGGGCTCCTCGGTATGGCCGTTCCGGAGGAATACGGAGGTCAAGGCGGCACCTGTTTACAATGTTGCATCGCTCAGGAATCCTTTAACGCCGGGAGTCTGGATGGAGGTTTCGGTTTGTCATGGGGTGCGCATATGATTATCGGAACCCTGCCGATTTTGTTTCAAGGAACCGAGGAGCAGAAGAGCAAATATTTGCCTAAATTAGCGACGGGGGAATGGATTGCAGGTTTAGGTTTGACCGAGCCTGACTCCGGATCCGACGCGGCAGGGATGCTTACGTTCGCTCAAAAAGTGGACGGTGGATTCGTTTTAAACGGAAGTAAAATGTATATCACGAACGGACCGATCGGCCAGGTATTCATAATTATGGCTCGCACCACTAAGTCCCGAGGACCGATGGGAGTGTCCGCCTTTATCGTAGAATCTCATATGAAAGGATTCTACGTTAGTAAAGTATTAAAAAAATTAGGACACAATACTTCTACGACCGCCGAGCTTTCCTTCCAAGATATGTTCGTTCCGGATGAGAATTTGCTTGGTCCCTTAAACTCGGGATTTCTGCGAATCGGAAAAGCGACGCTAGAGTGGGAACGAACGGTTCTAGTTGCAGCTGTTCCGGGTGGAATGGAATTTTCGCTGGAAGCAGGAATCGACTATGCATGGAAACGACATCAATTCGGTAAACCGATTCTATCTTTTTACGCAATTCAAGAAAAATTGGCGAAAACTTGGATCTATCTTTGTGCGTCCCGTAGATTAATCTATTTTGTAGCAAACAAGAAAGACAGTGATCCTTCGTCAAGCTTACCTTTGGAAAGTTCCGCTTTAAAGGTATTCGTTACCGAATCGTCGGAAGAATTAGCAAGCGAAGCGGTTCAACTCTTCGGCGGAATGGGTTATATGAGGGAGTGTCCTGCAAGCAGACTGTATCGTGACGTGAAGTTAGGTACGATCGGCGGCGGCACTTCGGAAATTCAGAGAAGCATCATATCCTCGACATTCAACGGATTTGAAAAATTCATGAGCGTTTTGGAACATTCCCATCCGGAGGAAATTCGTCAAAAGGCCGAAAAAGAATTAGCGGATTC encodes:
- the ligA gene encoding NAD-dependent DNA ligase LigA; this encodes MRVLEKEIRHHQYLYYVKNKPIISDFEFDKKFKRLQSLEHAYPKLMDPASPTLTVGSDLDKDFQKFTHKLPVLSLENTYSEEDLLDWIQKTDPNGLYSVEWKIDGASLMLYYENGVLANGVTRGTGGVGDDVTDNIRTIRSIPLRLEEDISVYLRGEVYMTYKDFEEFNESYEGKFANPRNLASGSLKQKNSMEVAKRPLRIFTYDAFFPDTKLKFKTHAEVMKRAEDLKFPLPPDTKLIPGVEVAAAIREFRKKKEKLGFPTDGLVIKLNDLAQRQALGYTSHSPRWARAYKFDSLMKESKIVGIDYAVGRTGKITPRAEIEPINLAGTTVTFATLHNQDYIDELGIGIGATVRVSKRGEIIPAVEEVVIPGKKVFKIPHICPSCGSQTRKREDSVDQFCPNVECPDRVKNGIIFFCSRKQMDIEGLGEKQIEFLYDQGYIKDLADLYELGKYREKLLEEDGYGEKSVNLILKGIEDSKKKDFRFVLSSLGLREIGPKVAELLIEHGYESMDSIIEAANSSSKSESLLEIPGIGPSTVEAIVESFTDKRILRLVDRLKKVGVKMKADPIAKADKQPFAGQTWCVSGSFEHFQPREKAIDLVVFYGGKKVGSVSSKTTHLLAGPGAGSKLEKAKELGVVIVSEEEFLELLRQNDIVFS
- a CDS encoding cysteine-rich CWC family protein, with protein sequence MTSKRCAKCSNPFECRVDSGGCWCETIRLSPQVLNELRDLYTNCLCPICLKKYETSKEVS
- a CDS encoding AMP-dependent synthetase/ligase, coding for MENNRKYFYDMLEKTASLFPLKESFSRRTKTGIQGRTFSQLKTLTDHLIGGLIQAEVAKDDKILYLCDASSNWILGDIAIISAGAISVPRGTDVVDEDILYIVNHSESKYALVQKEKDKQRILNLASKLPSLKKVYVLEDDIGELKIGIGSVGELIETGKTYLSQNPDCIKKRLMEKSPDELATLIYTSGTTGAPKGVMLTQTGWISAVEKVIGFVGLTSSDSGISLLPPWHAFERAIEYCIVELGAEFLVSNINNLKEDLKEFKPTLFPSVPRIWESLYNGIMNKVAKESPIKRVLFDFFLKVGMSWAEKKSILFGYDFRIMRPDPMLRLLQKLSAFFGLIFLSPLKLGAILIFRGVHQALGGRLRVSVSAGSALPSVVDKFLSGIGLIVLEGYGMTETSAVLSIRKANRPSPGTVGTPIAGYECIIKDETGNPVAQGKKGSLWIKSKQVLIGYYKRPELNAVVFDKNGFFDTGDIMRFNYRNELVFTGRAKDTIVLAGGENVEPVPVEDQLLNSPYINQVMVTGHEAKHLVALIVPDFEKLRAEFSDLPEDPNAWNDHPKVREIFKSEVSTRISRKNGFKSFEVVPQNAFYILPRPFDPDKEMTRTLKMKRNEILNSFKKEIDVLTKV
- a CDS encoding acyl-CoA dehydrogenase family protein, which encodes MMFLNPYLNSSDLEFYEMVKKFSKEKVFPSVEERDEHGTWGDDIWKEMGNMGLLGMAVPEEYGGQGGTCLQCCIAQESFNAGSLDGGFGLSWGAHMIIGTLPILFQGTEEQKSKYLPKLATGEWIAGLGLTEPDSGSDAAGMLTFAQKVDGGFVLNGSKMYITNGPIGQVFIIMARTTKSRGPMGVSAFIVESHMKGFYVSKVLKKLGHNTSTTAELSFQDMFVPDENLLGPLNSGFLRIGKATLEWERTVLVAAVPGGMEFSLEAGIDYAWKRHQFGKPILSFYAIQEKLAKTWIYLCASRRLIYFVANKKDSDPSSSLPLESSALKVFVTESSEELASEAVQLFGGMGYMRECPASRLYRDVKLGTIGGGTSEIQRSIISSTFNGFEKFMSVLEHSHPEEIRQKAEKELADSPQGKFLASAKRLVRSIGQNPERKKKQAWEFAFADLLVLTAVLQLGFWDAVQSTSDYESKERIRDLRLLTFFAGTRFLKNASYLKDLDSQGTKFLLQEFYELDAVDKDVVDCIEFLKSGILGVAVA